A region of Candidatus Diapherotrites archaeon DNA encodes the following proteins:
- a CDS encoding alanine--tRNA ligase: MAMDKTILRKKFAEEWQKHYKVETLIEKGYSRKQCKSCKTHFWTLDSGREICADSKCVGYGFIGKPTKRLGYTETWAEIAKYFKKQGHTEIKRYPTVCRWRDDLYFTNASIIDFQPYVVSGEIEPPANPLIVPQTSLRFGDITNVGVTGSHYTCFVMFGQHAFNSKKTGNFYWKDEALHHDFTYVTKVLGAKKEEVIFKEDVWAGGGTFGPCIEYFCNGLELGNCVFMQFKELGGGKFEELSTRVIDMGAGLERLAWFTNGNPTSYEITFGQVAEKMKKAAGIDIDKKLLLEFAKLSGSLNVDEASNIGEQKKKIAKQLGFDEKELFSKMRRLQAVYAIADHTKTILYTATDGMLPSNAGGGYNLRLLLRRVFGFNEEFGLNLDFEEILAGHAKQLKGFDDTVGEGVSTAIDVIAEERKKFSELREFSQKKVSALVERKKSEGKSIDEKELVRLYESDGIPLELVEEIAKKHGFEFSAPDDFYGSVARKNEKEDEAKQKALNVSGFKKTKMLYYEDQNLRNFNATVLGTIENYLILDKTAFYAEGGGQAGDTGAIDGVPVLDTQKIEGVVLHEVKDASKFRKGKKVFGEIDWKRRVQLKAHHTGAHLLNAASKELFGRHIWQAGAHKGEDKAHLDITHFRKISREELNQLELLVNAFIQQNVPVQVSFMPRNKAEEKFGFSLYQGGYVPGKELRVVQVEGIDVEACGGTHVSRTGEIGAFKIVKREGVQDGIERIVYVAGEAAIRHSHQQEKLLEESAQNLNVPVPDLPKATQRFFSEWKEQKKEISQINERLSELVVKKLLQTHGGRIGHFFDNMNSELLFKLALQIASERKDAIVLLGSPEGIAIVAGRDSSANAQAELQKILAESGGKGGGNAKIARGSTQNSQKLKHLLSN, encoded by the coding sequence ATGGCAATGGACAAGACCATTCTGCGCAAGAAGTTTGCCGAGGAATGGCAGAAGCACTACAAGGTTGAAACCCTGATTGAAAAGGGCTATTCGCGCAAACAGTGCAAAAGCTGCAAAACGCATTTCTGGACCCTCGATTCGGGCAGGGAAATCTGCGCTGACTCGAAATGCGTGGGCTACGGTTTCATAGGCAAGCCGACGAAAAGGCTGGGTTACACTGAAACCTGGGCCGAAATAGCAAAATACTTCAAAAAGCAGGGGCACACCGAAATCAAGCGTTATCCCACTGTCTGCAGGTGGCGCGACGACCTCTATTTCACAAACGCTTCGATCATAGACTTCCAGCCGTACGTGGTTTCCGGGGAAATCGAGCCGCCGGCAAACCCCCTCATAGTGCCGCAGACTTCCCTCAGGTTCGGCGACATCACGAATGTCGGCGTTACGGGTTCGCATTACACGTGCTTTGTCATGTTCGGCCAGCACGCATTCAACTCTAAAAAGACCGGAAACTTTTATTGGAAAGACGAGGCGTTGCACCATGATTTCACTTACGTGACAAAGGTTTTGGGTGCAAAAAAAGAGGAAGTGATTTTCAAGGAAGACGTCTGGGCCGGCGGCGGAACTTTCGGCCCGTGCATAGAATATTTCTGCAACGGCTTGGAATTGGGAAACTGCGTTTTCATGCAGTTCAAGGAACTCGGCGGGGGAAAGTTCGAGGAGCTTTCAACGCGCGTGATTGACATGGGCGCCGGTTTGGAGAGATTGGCGTGGTTCACGAACGGAAACCCGACAAGCTATGAAATCACTTTCGGACAGGTCGCGGAAAAAATGAAAAAAGCCGCCGGCATAGACATAGACAAAAAGCTCCTGCTTGAATTCGCAAAGCTGTCCGGCAGCCTCAATGTGGACGAAGCATCTAACATCGGCGAACAGAAAAAGAAAATCGCAAAACAGCTTGGCTTCGACGAGAAAGAACTCTTTTCCAAAATGCGCCGCCTCCAGGCGGTTTACGCCATCGCCGACCACACCAAAACAATCCTTTACACTGCAACGGATGGAATGCTGCCGAGCAATGCCGGCGGAGGGTACAACCTGCGCCTTCTTCTGAGAAGGGTTTTCGGCTTCAACGAGGAATTCGGCCTCAATCTCGATTTCGAGGAAATACTGGCGGGGCACGCAAAACAATTGAAGGGCTTTGATGACACCGTCGGCGAAGGCGTTTCGACGGCGATTGACGTCATAGCCGAAGAACGCAAAAAGTTCTCGGAACTGCGCGAATTCAGCCAGAAAAAAGTTTCCGCCCTGGTTGAAAGGAAGAAAAGCGAGGGCAAAAGCATCGATGAAAAGGAGCTTGTCAGGCTGTATGAAAGCGACGGCATCCCGCTCGAACTGGTGGAAGAGATTGCGAAAAAGCACGGCTTTGAATTCAGCGCGCCCGACGACTTTTATGGTTCGGTTGCGAGGAAAAACGAAAAGGAAGACGAGGCGAAACAGAAAGCGCTTAACGTTTCCGGCTTCAAAAAAACGAAAATGCTTTACTACGAGGACCAGAATCTGCGCAATTTCAATGCAACCGTTCTTGGAACGATTGAAAACTATCTCATTCTGGACAAGACCGCGTTTTATGCCGAGGGCGGCGGACAGGCCGGCGACACCGGCGCAATCGACGGCGTTCCGGTTTTGGACACGCAGAAAATTGAAGGCGTTGTACTGCACGAAGTCAAAGACGCTTCAAAATTCAGGAAAGGCAAAAAGGTTTTCGGGGAAATCGACTGGAAAAGAAGGGTACAATTGAAGGCGCATCACACCGGCGCGCACCTGCTGAATGCGGCAAGCAAGGAATTGTTCGGCAGGCACATCTGGCAGGCCGGCGCGCACAAGGGCGAGGACAAGGCGCACCTGGACATCACGCATTTCAGGAAAATTTCGCGCGAAGAGCTCAACCAGCTCGAGCTTCTGGTGAACGCTTTCATCCAGCAGAACGTGCCGGTGCAAGTTTCTTTCATGCCGCGCAACAAGGCCGAGGAAAAATTCGGCTTCAGCCTCTACCAGGGCGGCTATGTGCCAGGAAAAGAATTGAGGGTCGTGCAGGTCGAAGGCATCGACGTGGAAGCGTGCGGCGGAACGCACGTTTCAAGGACAGGCGAAATAGGCGCATTCAAAATCGTGAAACGCGAAGGCGTGCAGGACGGAATCGAAAGAATTGTCTATGTTGCAGGAGAGGCCGCGATAAGGCATTCGCACCAGCAGGAAAAATTGCTGGAAGAATCCGCGCAAAACCTCAACGTGCCGGTGCCGGATTTGCCCAAGGCGACGCAGCGCTTTTTCTCCGAATGGAAGGAACAGAAAAAGGAAATCAGCCAGATCAACGAAAGGCTCTCCGAGCTTGTGGTCAAAAAGCTTTTGCAAACCCACGGCGGCAGGATCGGCCATTTCTTCGACAACATGAACTCCGAACTGCTGTTCAAGCTTGCATTGCAGATCGCCTCGGAAAGAAAAGACGCAATTGTTTTGCTCGGCTCGCCAGAAGGCATTGCAATAGTCGCGGGCCGGGACAGCAGTGCAAACGCGCAGGCCGAACTGCAGAAAATCCTCGCGGAATCCGGCGGAAAAGGCGGCGGCAACGCGAAAATCGCGCGCGGCTCAACGCAGAATTCACAGAAACTGAAGCACCTGCTTTCCAACTGA
- a CDS encoding class I SAM-dependent methyltransferase — protein sequence MHVRPEAEDQRKKYSLGIVDMQQSLAEYDRILDQIAKGSTIKALAEEVLQKKKCARILDLGCGSGKAMAELKKLFGERVFCVGVDLVEPESNQFDLFLQGDAVEMDLPENIDILFSFRALHEVGETERVFQKICACLADGGRAFLSVRLWFAVGEEHRWHANMDEQGFRFLEKISKEKRFWGCKVAGTFIEIPVGNSIEAGYNIRFEKKG from the coding sequence ATGCACGTGAGGCCGGAAGCCGAAGACCAGAGGAAAAAGTATTCGCTCGGCATTGTCGACATGCAGCAGTCTCTTGCGGAATACGACCGCATACTTGACCAGATTGCAAAAGGCAGTACAATCAAGGCGCTGGCTGAAGAAGTGCTGCAGAAAAAGAAATGCGCGAGAATTTTGGATTTGGGCTGCGGTTCCGGCAAGGCGATGGCCGAACTGAAAAAGCTGTTCGGCGAAAGGGTTTTTTGCGTTGGCGTTGATTTGGTTGAGCCTGAAAGCAACCAGTTTGACTTGTTCCTGCAAGGCGACGCAGTCGAAATGGATTTGCCGGAAAACATCGACATTCTGTTTTCCTTCCGCGCATTGCATGAGGTGGGCGAAACCGAAAGGGTTTTCCAAAAAATCTGCGCCTGCCTCGCTGATGGCGGCAGGGCCTTTCTTTCGGTCAGGCTCTGGTTTGCAGTCGGCGAAGAGCACAGGTGGCATGCGAACATGGACGAACAGGGGTTCAGGTTCCTTGAGAAAATCTCTAAGGAAAAGCGATTTTGGGGCTGCAAGGTTGCCGGCACGTTCATCGAAATTCCGGTGGGAAATTCCATTGAAGCCGGATACAACATTCGTTTTGAAAAGAAAGGATAA
- a CDS encoding type II toxin-antitoxin system VapC family toxin, whose product MIDSSGWIEYFANAPKAGRYAPLIEKASKQTHFTPTIVLFEVFKKIKRDAGEKKALLAIAHIIDSTTVLALTERTAIHAAELSLQLGLSLADSIILATAIEQEARIFTGDRHFKKTGQAAVI is encoded by the coding sequence TTGATTGATTCCAGTGGCTGGATAGAGTATTTTGCAAATGCCCCGAAAGCCGGCAGGTATGCGCCGCTTATAGAAAAGGCATCCAAGCAAACGCATTTCACTCCGACGATCGTGCTTTTTGAAGTCTTCAAGAAGATTAAAAGGGATGCCGGCGAAAAGAAGGCACTCCTTGCAATTGCCCACATAATAGATTCGACCACTGTACTGGCACTTACAGAAAGGACCGCAATTCATGCAGCAGAACTCAGCCTGCAATTGGGCCTTTCCCTCGCTGATTCGATAATTCTGGCGACGGCGATAGAGCAAGAGGCCAGAATTTTCACCGGCGACCGGCATTTCAAAAAGACAGGGCAGGCGGCGGTCATTTAA
- a CDS encoding AbrB/MazE/SpoVT family DNA-binding domain-containing protein — METVTLSSKFQLVIPKKARQNLNLKAGEKLAIIEKGNSIELVKIGTLKELRGMAAGISNKNVRDESERFD; from the coding sequence ATGGAAACTGTGACTTTATCAAGCAAATTCCAACTTGTCATTCCAAAGAAAGCGAGGCAGAACCTGAACCTGAAAGCGGGTGAGAAGCTCGCAATAATAGAAAAAGGCAATTCGATAGAGCTTGTCAAAATCGGCACCTTGAAGGAATTGCGCGGCATGGCGGCAGGCATTTCAAACAAAAATGTAAGGGATGAAAGTGAACGTTTTGATTGA
- the dinB gene encoding DNA polymerase IV, with protein sequence MPRIILHIDLDYFYAQLEELRNPKLKGRPLVVGMYSGRTETSGAVATCNYEARALGIHSGMPLAFAKKRANAETAFLKADRDHYKKVSDRIMAIFRKNADAFEQVSIDEAYLDVSQRADGKIGEGKKIAEHIKAELLQKEKLTCSVGVASNKMVAKIASGFKKPAGLTVIEAGHEKEFLFPMPADKIPGIGPKTSEALAEKGVKTVKDLHSFSLARLEGICGEKRALLFKEFAEGRDSREVEEHERKQLSRIGTMKKDAVNAKDVAEFIEGLAEDLHKRVQKQGVSFKTVSIIGISDKLESFSRAKTLEAATDGLQAINATAKELFERLFEQNRGLALRRAGISLSGLSEKEVRHVQGAKTQKSLGDFT encoded by the coding sequence ATGCCGCGCATAATCCTGCACATTGACTTGGACTACTTTTATGCCCAGCTGGAAGAACTGCGGAACCCGAAGCTGAAAGGCAGGCCGCTTGTCGTGGGAATGTATTCTGGCCGCACCGAAACTTCCGGTGCAGTGGCTACCTGCAATTATGAGGCCCGCGCCCTCGGCATCCATTCCGGAATGCCGCTCGCATTCGCGAAAAAAAGGGCGAATGCGGAAACCGCTTTTCTCAAGGCGGACAGGGATCATTACAAAAAGGTGTCCGACCGCATAATGGCGATTTTTCGAAAAAATGCGGATGCATTTGAACAGGTTTCAATCGATGAGGCCTATCTTGATGTCTCCCAAAGAGCAGACGGCAAAATCGGCGAAGGCAAAAAAATCGCTGAACACATAAAGGCGGAACTTTTGCAAAAGGAAAAGCTCACTTGCAGTGTGGGCGTCGCCTCGAACAAGATGGTCGCAAAAATCGCCTCCGGATTCAAGAAGCCAGCAGGCTTAACTGTCATTGAAGCCGGCCATGAGAAAGAATTCCTGTTTCCGATGCCCGCTGACAAGATTCCCGGCATCGGCCCGAAAACTTCGGAAGCATTGGCGGAAAAAGGCGTCAAGACCGTGAAGGATTTGCACAGTTTCAGCCTTGCACGCCTTGAGGGAATCTGCGGCGAAAAGCGCGCGCTGCTTTTCAAGGAGTTTGCTGAAGGCAGGGATTCACGCGAAGTCGAGGAGCATGAAAGGAAGCAGTTGTCGCGCATCGGCACAATGAAAAAGGATGCCGTAAATGCAAAAGACGTTGCGGAATTCATTGAAGGGCTTGCCGAAGACCTGCATAAGCGCGTGCAAAAACAGGGCGTTTCCTTCAAAACCGTGTCAATAATCGGCATTTCCGACAAACTGGAATCGTTTTCGCGCGCGAAAACCCTGGAAGCTGCCACTGACGGCCTGCAGGCAATTAATGCGACTGCAAAAGAGCTTTTTGAAAGGCTTTTCGAACAAAACAGGGGCCTTGCCCTGCGCCGCGCCGGAATATCGTTGTCGGGCCTGTCGGAAAAAGAAGTCCGGCACGTGCAAGGTGCGAAAACCCAGAAAAGCCTTGGCGATTTCACATAA
- a CDS encoding class I SAM-dependent methyltransferase: MPERRILEVGHGNCPLITRLRFNGASLPPDTHYVAIDSSRHFLNGIPAHLKHGAKAELRHVREDLMSQGVEVHSMEAQRLNFPDSHFDSVHFNNVLNAEELKELPNSEVEKIIAEAVRVLKPGGHLVIMHDLHNKRSDARERVLSANGMEELHNKTQRPAWFSNIPLNIRGKISANARRNAPEWLLQLLDNPALVAGTFRESPELLVFVKK; encoded by the coding sequence ATGCCTGAACGCAGAATTCTTGAAGTGGGACACGGAAACTGCCCGCTCATAACAAGGCTCAGGTTTAACGGGGCCAGTCTCCCCCCTGATACGCATTACGTGGCGATTGATTCCTCAAGACATTTTTTGAACGGGATTCCCGCACATTTAAAGCATGGCGCCAAAGCAGAGCTCAGGCATGTGCGGGAAGACCTAATGTCCCAAGGGGTCGAAGTCCATTCAATGGAGGCACAGCGACTAAACTTTCCTGACAGCCATTTTGACAGCGTGCACTTCAACAACGTCCTGAATGCAGAAGAATTGAAGGAACTGCCCAACTCCGAAGTTGAAAAAATCATTGCCGAAGCAGTGAGGGTTTTGAAGCCCGGCGGGCACTTGGTGATTATGCACGACCTGCACAATAAGCGTTCAGATGCGCGCGAACGAGTGCTTTCGGCGAATGGCATGGAAGAACTGCACAACAAGACGCAACGCCCCGCATGGTTTTCCAATATTCCACTTAACATTAGAGGAAAAATAAGTGCAAATGCCAGACGGAACGCTCCGGAATGGCTTTTGCAGCTTTTGGACAATCCCGCATTGGTTGCCGGAACATTCAGAGAATCTCCTGAATTGCTTGTTTTTGTTAAAAAGTAA
- a CDS encoding ParB/RepB/Spo0J family partition protein: MATLDYIKDRKYFEANINDIEVDTLNVRTEGRKNNLDVLKASIENVGLIHPILLTEGKGNKKFKVLVGQRRFRAFEELKREEIPAILINNVNELTKRIISFSENVNRTKLPYNDTIRVCDELFSKYTGTQSKRLEQVAADVGLSLQTVTKYLSYRIIPKEVRDMVAEKKLDPKQAYKLTTAFWPKSEKIVKIARHMIGMTKPEWDNILDVGMENKDASIEEILAEAKKPSRKIKLTVLVDRSDFDKIQGIANNSKNKIGIEDLLTEIIKGYVRGQEE, from the coding sequence ATGGCTACACTTGACTATATAAAAGATAGAAAATATTTTGAAGCAAACATTAACGATATTGAAGTTGACACTTTAAATGTTAGAACTGAAGGTAGAAAAAATAATCTAGATGTGCTAAAAGCGAGTATAGAAAATGTCGGACTTATCCACCCCATACTTTTAACCGAAGGAAAAGGAAATAAAAAATTCAAAGTTCTTGTAGGGCAAAGAAGATTTAGGGCATTCGAAGAATTAAAACGAGAAGAAATTCCAGCAATATTAATCAATAATGTTAATGAGTTAACAAAAAGAATTATTTCATTCTCTGAAAATGTCAATAGAACAAAACTGCCGTATAATGACACTATTAGAGTATGTGATGAATTATTTAGTAAGTATACGGGGACGCAATCAAAGAGATTAGAACAAGTAGCTGCGGATGTTGGTTTATCTCTTCAAACAGTTACTAAATATCTCTCTTACCGAATCATACCAAAAGAAGTAAGAGACATGGTAGCTGAAAAAAAACTTGACCCGAAACAAGCCTATAAATTAACTACTGCTTTTTGGCCAAAATCGGAAAAAATCGTGAAAATTGCAAGACATATGATAGGAATGACAAAACCAGAATGGGATAATATACTAGATGTGGGTATGGAAAATAAAGATGCATCTATTGAAGAAATATTAGCCGAGGCAAAAAAACCTTCCAGAAAAATTAAACTCACTGTTTTAGTTGATAGGTCTGACTTCGATAAAATTCAAGGAATTGCAAACAATAGTAAAAATAAAATTGGCATAGAAGACCTTCTCACCGAAATAATCAAGGGTTACGTTAGGGGACAAGAAGAATGA